One window of the Rhipicephalus sanguineus isolate Rsan-2018 chromosome 2, BIME_Rsan_1.4, whole genome shotgun sequence genome contains the following:
- the LOC119383281 gene encoding xyloside xylosyltransferase 1, translated as MRPKMHSIAARLIVYSLFVFGVFVIIWCNLSGAPPKYNRHQVLSNLSPLSSIAPLIVTVRQTTTTTTITDAAASAACEAARTPAALHRPVDVVFVAKWAYRNMKVTRIMSHCLKSMLAHTKSSVRFHVLADPQSYLRLSRTLGSIQEESKRKFQFFLYNITAVEAGNRDVIELMRLLFFTKDVGRYNDDMFFITEIFHRVFDVPRILFIDLDLEFEEDVAKLYAHFDCFESETLIGIGHDLQPQYRVDFQSYIDAHPGTDVGLPRPGKQGFNTGVMLMDLAAMRASRLYNELLTYEKLAPICAKYGFKGSLGHQDFFTLVGMEYPELFFVLDCTWNRQLDTGWSHTVNKTTFDAYHRCPGKVRIYHANGGARLPEPGSVDASGTKMRKRKKIPLHLYPSFPSFTTPEGRQ; from the exons ATGCGACCAAAGATGCATTCGATAGCGGCTCGCCTGATCGTCTACTCCCTCTTTGTGTTCGGCGTGTTTGTGATAATCTGGTGCAATCTGTCGGGAGCTCCCCCGAAGTACAACAGGCACCAAGTGCTGTCGAACTTGTCGCCGTTATCGTCGATAGCGCCTCTCATCGTGACGGTGAGACagaccactaccaccaccaccatcaccgacGCGGCGGCGTCCGCTGCTTGCGAGGCCGCGCGAACTCCCGCTGCTCTTCACAGGCCGGTGGACGTTGTGTTCGTGGCCAAGTGGGCGTATCGGAACATGAAGGTGACGCGAATCATGAGCCACTGCTTGAAGAGCATGCTGGCGCACACGAAGAGTTCAGTTCGCTTCCACGTGCTCGCCGACCCTCAGAGTTATTTGAGACTCAGCCGAACGCTGGGCAGCATCCAAGAGGAGTCGAAAAGAAAGTTTCAG TTCTTTCTCTACAACATAACGGCCGTGGAAGCGGGCAACCGGGACGTGATCGAGCTCATGCGGCTGCTTTTTTTCACCAAAGACGTTGGCCGCTACAACGACGACATGTTCTTCATCACCGAGATCTTTCACCGCGTGTTTGACGTACCGCGCATTCTGTTCATCGACCTGGACCTCGAGTTCGAAGAGGACGTGGCGAAGCTGTACGCGCACTTCGACTGCTTCGAGAGCGAGACGCTGATCGGCATCGGGCACGACCTGCAGCCGCAGTACCGAGTCGACTTCCAGTCGTACATCGACGCGCACCCCGGTACGGACGTGGGCCTGCCGAGGCCCGGAAAGCAGGGCTTCAACACGGGAGTCATGCTCATGGACTTGGCCGCGATGCGGGCGTCCAGGCTTTACAACGAGCTGCTCACCTACGAGAAGCTGGCGCCGATCTGCGCCAAGTACGGCTTCAAGGGGTCGCTGGGACACCAGGACTTCTTCACGCTCGTCGGCATGGAGTACCCCGAGCTGTTCTTCGTGCTGGACTGCACGTGGAACCGACAGTTGGACACGGGTTGGTCGCACACCGTGAATAAGACGACGTTCGACGCGTACCACAGGTGTCCCGGGAAAGTGCGGATCTATCATGCCAACGGTGGTGCAAGGTTGCCCGAACCTGGGAGCGTGGACGCCTCGGGAACCAAGATGCGCAAGAGAAAGAAGATTCCTTTGCACCTGTACCCAAGCTTTCCGAGCTTCACGACTCCAGAGGGCCGTCAGTGA